In Haliaeetus albicilla chromosome 22, bHalAlb1.1, whole genome shotgun sequence, the genomic window GCTTGAAAATCCAACTGCCAGAGCATAGTTAAAATATAGAGGATGTTCAACGCTACTCATTATTATAATGAAGATGCTGATATTTAAGAAACTACTTTGAGTTAAAGTCTCCCCTCATCAAATTTGTAGGTGTAGCAGTAGTGTTTCTTCAAAGTAAAACGTTGTCATTTTGTACCACTCACTGAGTGTAAAAACGTGAAGATTTTACAGAATACTAAAATCCTTTAGGATCACTAAGATGTAGCTAAAAATAAGTTTatgaaatcagcattttaaaaaaatttactaCGTTTCAACTTGTTGCAGGCATTGCCTACCTATCTTCAATCTCTGAAAGAGGCTATATCTTGTAGAGAACATTGTAAAGGTTTCAAAAACTTACTGTTCAGCTCAAGTGAGGACCCAGCTTCACATATCTGGCATATGCAGCTGAAAACTTGTACTAAAAGTGTCTCATAAATTGAAttccttaaatattttgtattttatttcaagtaaaaagaaattCGCCTGTTgaattttcattccttttattACTTCAGGGTTTTAATCTTCAAATTTTATAGATCTCGATGTATATTTGTCTATGTATACTTTTTTGTTGGCAGCAGGTTGAAATCCAAGACCAATTCCTCTATGTTGCTTCAAGTCCATTGCTTTATCGAATTCCATCTTCAGAGCCTGCTGTAatctctcctccccttccctgttCAGAGCCATGTTCGGTTTGTTTGTAGTTGCTGAGAGATTTTGGATAGGTGCAGAGCCCTTTTTAAAGCCACCCATCAGTCTAAAAAACTTCATTTCTTCCTCAGAactttgaaaagcagctgtaCTCCACTGGCCAAACTTGGTATCCTGTGAAGCAAAACAAGGTTAAcactaaaattaaataataccAAGACCAAAGACGACAATTTCTGGCTGTGTGCCATGAGAACAGAACCAGCTAAAAAAACCTGACAGAGCTGACAAAGCCAGGAAGCAGTCATTCCAAGGGTAATACCTCTCGGAGAACATGAGGAAAGAATGACATAACCCTGCATGAGTGCATCTTCATTAGCATTTCAGTTCATTTAACCTGGAGACAGGGTTTAATGCACTTCAGAATCTCCTCTGCCTCTGTCTTTAGGAATCTTggctcttctgctttctcaaagagaCAGACATTGCCCAATCATTTCTCTTATTCCAAGACAAATGTCAGACTCAATCCTCTTTCACTCTGTCACTTCGTACGGctatcttttcattttcctattgCCTAGTTAGATAGCTGTTGTTTTCAGCAGTGTTTTATTATGTCAGTTTTGGAGATGGTATTCAATCTGGCTCATATGCTCTAAGTAATATTTGCATTCTCATCCCACTAATTACCACTAATATTGCAGGGGTGCAAAAACTGAGGGCATACCCTTATCCAACAGGACTAAATGTAATACTCTTCAAGCCTCCCCTCCCTTGCAGTTTGCTGTATTCTTTGTATTTGCTGTATTTGCCTTTCACTGCATTCTTTGAACTAGTTCACTCCTTCTGAGAATACAGGCAATGTCCAAGTAAAATCAGAATTCAGCTGTTTGTGGATAACCCAAGATAAATCATATGGTTTACAAAGTTTATGAACTTTTGGCTTACCTGAGAACAGCCTTCATTATCTAAGGGTCTTACTTGACTCCTGAGCTATGGCTAGGAGCTGTGCAGTCATTTATAACTATTTTTGGCAGGACTGCTACTCccaatttttctgttaaaactgGGAGTGATATTAAATGGAAGAATGTTTGATCACTAATTAAATAGACTGAGCTGGCtacatcaaaggaaaaaatgtgaatttagCGGTATGTTTATGTAAGCCTGAAATCCTTCCAACTGAACAGCTGTAGCTTGCATGAAACAGTCATTCTCCACTAGACAGCCAACATGACACACAGCATGCTACACACTATTGCAGGCAAGCTCTAGCAggtttaagttaaaaaaatgcaaggcTGGAGTATCATTCACTACCACAGGCCAGAATACCTGCTATTAAAAGAAAGCTATCCAtaatacttcagtatttttaccTTGCTCAAAGACAAGTTGCTGTATAAGCCCAGGTCGATGACACggacacatgcacacatacacagaaataTATGTCCTCCCTTTGGAATGGGAGACATCTGCACAGGTGCAAAAATAATTATGGCTTGTCAAaccctgtaattttttttaagtgaactGCTGGCAGGCACTACACATAGCTTTTGCTGCAGCATTTCCAGCTCACTCTTTGTGAAGCTGATGAATTAGTTTTCATAGCTTCTATTCTTCTGCATACTACTAAGCAGAGACAGATCAGCACCAAAGAACTGAGATCCCCTGCCAAGGATGTCATTTTTCTCAATGACTTCAGAGACTATTAGATAGTTGCAGTTCCAGAGCTATTGTGGTCTGCCTCCCACTATGTAAAAAACCTACAGGAGTTGTTTCTGGCATTTGTTTGAGGTATATTCCAACTTTCTAGGCATACTGGCAGtcttgtgaaaaaaataagcatCCTGAATTACTTAAAAAAGCTTTCTCTCCTCCTGAATCTTATTACCCCTGCTAAACACTACTGCAAAAGTTTCCACTACCTTACTGTAAACCTGTCAGGAGGCAGGCTGACTAGGATGCAGAAGCAAAGAATAAAGAATCATCTTTCAAAGAGGTGGAGGAAAGATGTGGAAGTTAGGAGAGGACTGACTGTAAATATCACAGATATGTGTTATCAGTTGTCATCCCTTTTACCTTTCCATGTGCACCCATTTCTGAATGTCTGCAAAGTCTTCTAGATAACAACTCAGATACAATTCAGTGACTGCTATATCCATAGCCTagaattatttatatttcacaGTAAGCAGAAAATGCTTCTGGAGCAATTTGTCGTGGCCCGTTCTCCAGAGGAACCAGagaaaatgttgcttttgaGGACTGATGATAGGAATTATAGCACTGTACAATGCCAACTGCTATTGGAGTTCACTGGTCAGCTCCCAGACTCTCTTGGAATTGTACTAACTTGTTCTATAGCATGACCTTAAATTTACAGTCAGAAGGCAGACTGTTGTGCCAAGCCATGTACCTGAGCCACATACAAAAAAAGAGTGCAGTGCTTTTTTCAGGAACTTTCTCTGGAGCACAGTATTTCCATCAGACCAAGGTCTAAGTTTATACATACCCGTTCCACTTTGGGACTGAAAACCTTAGTTTTGCCAGATTCTCTATCGATTTCTTCTTGCAGAGCCTGCCGCCTCACCTAGCATGCAGAAAAAACAGCACAAGACACTATCTTCTGTGTGTTAAATGACAATTTAATTcacaaagaaaagggaagaataaaataattggtTACCTTCAGAATTTTGTAAGGATAATTAAAAAGTCGCATCTGATCCTTTTACACACTCGACATGAGAACTGTGATTTTTCTAGTGGTAGTTTAAATGAACATTTTGCTGTATCAGATACGTTTAATCTTCTAACTGCAGGTAACAGCTACACTGAAACTGCCAACATTGATGAGAGGCAAAGAAACCTGTATTTAACCTAATAAGCTACTTAGAAGCTTCTGATATTGACTGGAGCTGTACATTTTGGACTTAACCCATGGAAGGTAAAGCACATTTTAAGCAGAGCTCTACTTAGGGAAATCTTGGCATAGACAAGCAACAAAGCAGGGTTTTTGTTACAAATTCTATGCTTACATTAAATACTGACTTGCTTTAAACCTTACACAATTAAGACAAAGCATACCTTGTCTATGTTAATTTCAtcacagtttccttttttttcctgcacaatAGTTACATCATCCATATGTTTctgtaaaacaggaaaaagcttGTATGAATATTTTTATCCATTCTGTAATTAGAATTTACACAGCTCTGACCATGTAAGTAGTAAAAACACTAAGCAATACAATAGTACTGTCCTGGGGCAAGAAGAAATAGTCAGATCTAAGCGGGAAATGCCATTTGAAACCTGTGTTTTTCTATGGAGAGACTTTCTCCCCAAGGAAGAGatcctttttttaacaaagaggataagggattttttttaattcacacaTTAAAGTGGACCTCGCAACATCACTGGCACATATAGTAACGTCTGCAGGCAGGGTTGTTTCAAATTAAACTGTTATACAAGTTTAAATTTATACTTGAAATAAAGGACagagaaagtttaaaataaaaataattttaaaaatggtggTAAGATAACGGCCCCTATGAAGGCACAGGACAAGCTTGAGGCACGTTGATCCCACTAGCcacttaaacaaacaaaaaaaaacccagaaagttGCATTGTGGTCTGTCTTGTACAAATGCAGAGTAGATGAGTAAATGATGGTCCCCAAGGAGCTTCTGGTCTGGAAAGAACACAGGGAGAAGCACGACGCATACATAAAGCATCTCCTACAATGGCAGCAAACAGCACATTAGTTCCACATTTGAGAGGGAGGAACAGGGAGCTGATGTGAAGAGACAGAGCAGCTAGGGCAGGAATGGATGGGCAGAATGGTAGGAGGTAAATCAGTGGCAGAGTCCACAAGCAGCCAGATACTGATAACTCTTCCACAAAATGTAGCCCTTCAGCAGCTTTTGCTCCCATTGACTGGCGTTTCTAGATCATTGCCCTCagcctttcttttccaaagttGTAATAAGATTTTTGGGCATCCAGTGTAACAGGACAAGTAATAAGTCCAGGATAGTGGTAAATTAGAGCCATAAGCTTTAGACCAGCCTGGTAAAGGTGGCCAAAGGGAAGATCTATGGATACAGCTAACGTAATAATCCAAGCATGAAATagccagggagcagcaagacaaggaaaatatttgtaatacaCTTCTGtcagcagaagctgctgttACTTTTTTGAGGgtttacagttttatttaaagccATGAATGATTTACCTAGTTTTCCAAAGATACCTTTTATACATtgatttcacacacacacaagtacATGCACCACTAAAAATGCGAGAACACTGTCTGCAATAAGGAGAGCTCATTCTCttggatgaaaagaaaaaaacaacaaaaaaacacccccaaTTTACTTATAGATGGCCTGGTACTGTCTTTTCAGATTTATTAAAACAAGCAGGAAAACTGTTGTGACAGGATTCTGCAAACAGCTGCAACATATTGGTTTTTTAGCTGGAAGGTTAAGTGGCAGACAGGGATGGGTGCACCCCCATCCCTGCTAATTCACAGCATGTCGCTGACCTGCTGAAGGCTACTGCATGGCAAAAATTACTCCCTGTGGAGGTGTGCCAATCTTCCCTCAACTTCATGGAAGGGGTGCACATTCACACGTGGTAGGATTATGCTGTCTGCAGGCAAACAACTTCAAAGAAGTAAACTGAGTACTTGCTTCTCCTCACTCTGCCCAAGTTGACTGTAATGGCATCCAATGGGAAAAATATCAGTCATTGATATTAAGTGGGTATCACTCTATATTGTCTTTAAAAACTTACTCTTTTGCTTGCTGCACAAGCCAAACAGAGGATTTTTCAAGGCATGCAGCAGTGTGCGTGACACACTGTAGACTAGAAAATGTTTCAGGACTATGACACAGTTAAATGCAAGACCAACGTTATCAGCCATTTATTACAGCAGTGTCTTTTGGCCTGGCAGGAACTAGATTTCTCTAGAACTGATATACCCAGACTCCTCAATCTTCAGGAGAATTTCTCTAAagtactttttattattaaaggACAGAGCTGAATatgggaaagagaaacaaaacacgCATCACCCTACACCCTTCTCCTCAACTGTTTGTAAGGTGTTTGCTGTGTTTTCCATTGTAATTGGTCATGCAAGTTTACTTGTCATTGTTAGGCTTATCTTGCCTCCACAGAATGTGAGCAGCTGCAAAAATCCAAATAATGTCTAACAGTCTCAAAAAGGCAATGTcaatttaattagaaaatatatCCCAGCAATAAAACCACTTTGTCCTTTGAAAGGTCAAAAGGAAGAATCTAagtaaaaatccccaaacatcTGCTCACCTCATGACTGATAAGCATACACACTCCCAACACAAACCTTTGTGGAAAAAGCCTGTATCTGGGTCTCCATGAAGGCTGAAGAACCTGCTTATATAAATCTATATTTAATTATTAGCACTAGACACCAGAAAGCTGCCACGTTTCCACAGAACACGAAGAAACTGCATATATGAGTgcataacaaaacaaagcacaccATGAAGTGTGGTTGAGAGGCAGCTAGCACTGTGGCTTGCTCTGTCCCTAGTTTACAAAAATCTTCAATGATACTTTATTAACTAGTGCTTGACTTTTAAACAAGCCAAGCATTCCAAGTTCTTGATAAAAAACAACTGGAGTGCAGTTTCCCATTacctatgaaaataaaaacaagctcCTAATAACTTGCAATGAGCTGTTTTCAAAGTTGTTTAAGCAGCTAAAAATATAGATAGATACCTACTGAATTTCTGAGCATCTCATAGCTTAATTCCCAATGATAACAAGAGAGGTTAGGCATGTAGAAACTAACTTTAGGCACttaaacagctttaaaatatgACCCtactcagattaaaaaaaaaaaaaaaaaagttaaagcaatAAACCCATATCTTAATAGTctaattttttgaaaaaaaatcaaagaagaaaCCTCTGTATTTCAAATCTTTCATCAGTTCCTCTCCATGTTTGTTTCACCTCAGAAATGGCAGTACTGCAAGACTTTGGGATGGGCTTTCCATTAGCAGTCAGTCTGGATACAATTCCAGTTACCTTCAGTTATAAGTTACACAGCTCTTAtagctatttattttcttgcatagattcatttttttaattaagaatttGTGTTTAGGTTGTTCTCTGGTATTTTTTCTATCAGAATTTGTATATCAATGCTCTAGGCCTAGTCTACACTTAGGATTCTTAGGATTTTCTCTAAAGTTTTGTCCAAGTTAGACAACAGGTTTTGGCTAAATTTCCCCCTCGTTTCTAACACTACGTAATTCCAGCATTAACAGCAGTAAAAGCTTGAGGAAAAGTCTAACACACACAGTTAGATGCATTCATGCTGCCAGTGTTACCAACCTGCTCAGGTTAAATGACATGGTGTTAAAATCCTATTTTATAAGAGTGTTGCCACTCTGCTAAGAGCAACTGGAGGAGGGATAGAAGAACATTTATGACTGTACAtactagttttctttttgtgccAATACTTGCTGTTAGTTGTAATATCTACATTTTCACAATTGAAACACTGGATGACTACAGCAGTAggcattaaaaaatactttcccaTGTTTCACAACTATTATGTGCTGAAATCAATAGATCAGCTGATCCTGCTTCTCCAAACCCAGAGGAGGCCCCTATTGACCTAAACGTAACCTAAGGGTCTGAACAGGCAGAACAGCCTGCAAAATAGGAAACTGTCTACCTAAAAAGCTTTCACTTCCTTAGCAGGAGGGTGCAAAGATACCCTCTTCTTTACAACTTACCAGTGCCTCATTTCCCATGTCTTCTgttttgatctttttcttttttgtatttgcttttgaaCCTGGTTCTTCAGCGAAGTCCTGtggtacttctttttttcttttttttctttttctgtcacaCAGCATATGATTACTATTGCATAACACCCCACCTACAGCGTCCCCTCTGACACATTCAGCTTGCTTCATTTTGctctctttgttctttttattgctttctagTAGTGTCATTTTTTGGCTTTTAGATGCACTGTCACTGTTTAAAGAAACTTTTGAGTATgttgtttcttcctcctctttctgaatcttctttttctttttcttcttggtaACTTCATTATTATCCTTGAtattcttcctgcttttttctccagaaagttCTTCTTCCTCAGACTCAACTTTTTGCTGTGCTGAGAGATGCTTATCAGGAACTCTGTGACTGTAGTCTTGATTATCTTCACATGTTAAGGAAGAAATAtctttgcttctcttcttcttcctcttggTCTCTCTGATACTTCTGGAGTTCTCAGTACTgccctcttcctctctctctgtcaaTGTCATTTCCTGGGaattctttctttgcctttttcttaaGTCACTTAATGCAATGGGGCTATCAGGAACTCCATAGATGTCCTG contains:
- the KNOP1 gene encoding lysine-rich nucleolar protein 1, translating into MIIKKKRKEAHEEPVQKKKKVKSSRSQTIIKIEKDVQTVIKTEDDDQLETKTKVRKKENLKDNECLDQLELKKKKNKKKKVGSELLKEEHSEGFVNIEGHLDSEPQEESEEQIKIPKKKKKKVQCHSFLSLENNQSSDVELSNHHTDGTEENEFAFKKSRKITTLNSELHGEVTKKKKKKGIFSFSLEDIQDSEHKQSEKVHKKTHKYISQEKAFMGENCGTDITQNDGESYVRRKKRKKKKEKSNSFFPLADNQDIYGVPDSPIALSDLRKRQRKNSQEMTLTEREEEGSTENSRSIRETKRKKKRSKDISSLTCEDNQDYSHRVPDKHLSAQQKVESEEEELSGEKSRKNIKDNNEVTKKKKKKKIQKEEEETTYSKVSLNSDSASKSQKMTLLESNKKNKESKMKQAECVRGDAVGGVLCNSNHMLCDRKRKKRKKEVPQDFAEEPGSKANTKKKKIKTEDMGNEALKHMDDVTIVQEKKGNCDEINIDKVRRQALQEEIDRESGKTKVFSPKVERDTKFGQWSTAAFQSSEEEMKFFRLMGGFKKGSAPIQNLSATTNKPNMALNREGEERLQQALKMEFDKAMDLKQHRGIGLGFQPAANKKVYIDKYTSRSIKFED